The Triticum urartu cultivar G1812 unplaced genomic scaffold, Tu2.1 TuUngrouped_contig_3100, whole genome shotgun sequence genomic sequence ATACAAGGGAAAAATCTTAGAATTTTGATCTACAAGTCCATCTTTTACTTGTAGTTCTTTCACAACAAATTTATCAATAGACCCCTTCAGAGAATGAATTAAGTTTTTCAGCTTTTTTCTTCTTTGTACGTTTTCCATACCCAGATTCATACTTCCTACCAGGGCGTTTAGAACTAGAAGACATCTTAGAAAAATAAGAAAAACCAAGGATACACAAATGCAAGAAAGAACAACGGATCAACTAAAAAGGGGGTGAAAAGGGGGCGAAACAACCATTGGTTGCTGACTGTTCACGGATGCAGATCATCAGGCGGGGGCGCTTGGTGCTCCGATTGCTCACCTCCAGGGACTGCGGCCACCAAGCAGCGAGATTCCAACCCAGGCCTGTTCCAACCTCTTGTTTTTCTAAGGGGACGATGGATGGATTGATGGATCAGTGGAAGAAGCAGTGGAAAACGCCCTAATTTATAGATTGATGCGGAAACGAACCTGCAGTTCAGTGTGTACTTGCCATCAACGACTCTCTTCTTGGATAATAATTGGGAAGCCATCCAAGGAAGGAGATGAGGAGTCTGCGAGTTAATTGCGAGCGAGTTAATTCGCCAGCTGCTGGCGAGTCCTGGTCTCGAGGAATAGAGTTgtagagaaagagagaaaagaacaGGGGAATTCGATCTGTCTTCAGTCTTCTGGAATTCTCCGTGAGAGAGATGAGTTGGGCTATGGGCCTGTTGTTCCGTTGGGGCTTGGTGGATTAATTGACGTGCGTTGGGCTGGGGCTGCACTTTATTCTTTTGGCAGTTTAACGATCCAGTCTTTCCTCTTTATTAATCTCAGGATTTAGTAATATATATATAGTACTTGCACAAAAATTGGGGGCCCCAGATTTTTGGGGGCCCTGTGCAGCGGCTCCACTAGCACCTGTGGATGTACGGGCCTGTGTAGTAGCACCACGCGTCAATTAAGCTTACAAGGCTGCACGCGTCCGGCTGAAATTTGTGGGGTGAAGTAGCTTATATATAGGCTAGTTAGCACTTAGCAGACCACTTGATTTGGACCTTCAAGTACGTCTTTGAAATTTGGATGGGGACGACGCGATCGAGGCCAGAGACTCAAGGTGGTAGTAACATGCATTATCGGCCGTGATCAGAATCGTGTGTAATTAGGACAGTCGTTAGGACACGCACCAACGCCAAGGCGCGCGTACAAGTCCGACGCCtacatgcatgcatatatatACAATAGTCAACCAACCATCAAAGTTGCAAAGTGGTTGTGATCCGTTTGTGTCAGATCTGTTCATCAGAGCTTTGCTGGAGTACCAGAAAAACATCACTAGAGAAGGTGTACATGGACCATGCCGTAAACTTCAGAACCGCTGTTCCATCTCCCACACTTTTGGCACGGTTAACTTCATCGTTTTACCGTGGGAGGAAAAGACCAGGGTATATACGGAGTACAAAGTACGTGCGATGTTGGTTTCATGAGCCATAAACTCGACGGATCGCCCATCTACGCAGTACCGGTACGTAAGTACGTACTGGAGTACGTAGCAGTGCATGGAGTCAGAGATGTGGAGATCGATGGGCAAACGACGCGACATGCAGCGAGGTACACGTACGTGTGGACGCAGCGCATCATTGCACGCACGCTACACGGTTATTTTGTGAGGACCGGCAGCACACATAAAAATGGACAAAGGATGAACATCTGCTACTACATCGTGAGTTGTAACCTGGCTCTCAGTGCGTGCATATGTAGGCGGGTACGTGACCCCCCAACGTGCGTGCGCACGTACACGTACACGCGTACTTGGCTTTGATCCCTGTGCTGGCCGGGCTAGCCAGCCAGCGCTCCGGCCTGTCCCGCGCACGCGCGTACGTCCATTGCTCACGGTCGACCGGCGCGGTACGTACGTATCGTATATACGTACGCACGCAACTACGCGCCGTGCTTGCATGCATGCAGCAGCATGGGTTGGAGCGTACGTACGTGCGTGTCGTGTTGTGTTGAAAAGGTCCGTGGAGAGATTAAGTAAAGCCATCCATAGTGGTAGGTATGGCACATCACTACATCTAACGTGCTAACATGCATGCAGAGCGCTCAGCTATTGGAGTTAGCTAGGCCCTGTACGTGCATGTACATATTAAAGTTGGCTATAATAATATTTAGAAGAAAACAAGACCATCCCGGACTAGCCTCTAGAGGCATATATTTCTATAGAAGAAACTCTTTGAGCGCAATCAAGGCTAGATCTTGCGGGTGAGCTAGCTGCACTCCTTGTGGGTCTAGCCAATAGGGTGACACCCCGTGTTTTTGAAGTGTAAGTGATAGTGGAGATGTTCAAGTCGACACGCATGAACATATGCTTCCAAGGTGAGAACGGTTAAGGTGATGTGAGAAGTCTAAAAGCATATGCACAACTATATACCACGTCTTATATGCACATCTAGATTTCAAATGCAATGGAATAAGTTTTGTGGCATGTGAAAAAAAAACAATTTTCTTGCTTAAAAACAGCCTCTTTAGTGCATCCAGTTTTGTTTTTTCTATAGCACAACATATGTCATTATTTTTATGAAAACTTGCACTTGGATGGTAGACATGAATATGTATATTGTCAACAAATATTCAAACCTCTTTGAATTTGATATATGATTTTAGTGTGCATGGAGTAGCATATATATGCTCTCGGGAGCCAAACCGTCTACTATTTTTTTGAAAATGGAGGCAAAAGATTTGGATCGGTGTCATCTATTTCCCTGGTAATGAGCTGAAAAGGAGACTGTCGCCGCTGAGAACGAGACGACACTGGTTGTGGTTCTTCTCCAGCATAAGCTAGCTGCTGGAACCCATTGAGTTCAAGTCCGAAAAAGGATCGTATCAAAAAGGGCCAAACAAGCCAAACTTGGCACAAAGCGCGAGCTTTAACCCTCAATGCTCAGTGTCTTTACCATCAACTCAAGTGCCTTGCCTCGCCGACTCCGACTCCACATCTTAGCATCAGCGACATCCCAAAAGTTGTACCGCTGTAACAACCCGTGCCAACCCAAACCATCAGACCCAATGCTCCGCCGCATATTGCGAGGCAAAATTGCCACAACGCGGTCTTTGGACAGCCCCGACTTCACAGACCGCAAGTCTCAGAGAGACACCAAGCCATTGCGCGACCATGCATGGTGTGTCATCGTGGTCACTTGCCATAGCTCCACAAACCACTGCTTCGACTTGACAGCAACACGCCTCATCGAAGCACGACACGCCCATGTAGGAGGTGGTCGTCGTTGCCACCTAAGAAGCACACCGCGTCGACAACAACTCCACTGGCCATGCCCGACCACGGGGAAAACTCCGGCTGGACATCTTATGTAAAACCCCGGTCTCCTCCGCAAACGTAATGACGTAAAGTGTGTGTTCTAATTGCTCATTGACAACACATGTCATCTCTTTTTTTTTTGAATGCCATTATGGCGACAACACATGGCATCTTAATTTCTGAACGCGTAGTATATGCCATATGTTCTGGTGTCCATGTACAACGGAGCCATGCATGATAATTGCTTTGTTCGTGGACGGGAAtcgcatgcatgcatggatgcatGCTACAGTGCCGGACCGCGGCAGTTGAGGGAGAGCGCGCGCCCACGGTACGGTACGTACCGCGATCCATGCAAGCGCGTAGTGTCTCTGGACGGCACGGCACGGTACGTACTTTGGAGCTGGTCGTGACAGCTTCATGGCCATGAATGGAGAAGAAAAGACGAGTGAACGGCGGATCAACAGGGCTGCGCTGGGTTAGTTGGACTGGACGACTGCTAAGGAATGACAGCTAACTACGAGCACTAAAGAAGAGATAATTCGTAGGGCCAACCTAGCTATATTACAGTAGATGTGAGTGACGATCGATTATGATCGTACTATGTGCTATttaggccttgtacaatgcaagATGCTTAAGGATGGTGCTTAAAAAAATAAATTATATTTTTTTAAGCACCGGTGTCTAAGAAAAACCTCTCTAAACACcctttggtttggaggaattttATAAAAAATTCATAGGGTAGGATTTTTATAGGAAAAATTTCCTATAGAGctctttggtttgtaggaatggaatCCTATTCCTATGGCGAAAATCTTTCTATCCTCCatatttcataggaaaataaacattagcctagacttaatgaaaaaaatcctatgatgtgAAACAAAGGACATCTTCTCTcatattcctactcataggatttgagatgcatgtcatcttatttcctatgactttcctattcctataattttcctaccctatgaaccaaagaaggcctAGCATTGTACAAGGTCTTAGGGTGTGATGCATACAGACGTGAAGTCGTTCCCAAATTAAAAGCAAACTAATTAATTGGTCTGGCATCATCGACGGTAATACGGCCGACGCGCTGCGTTGCCATGCCGGGTACGTACTCGCGATATTTGCAGCCAATGGCTGGGCTGGTACCTACGTACGGGTAGGCTACAGCGCGGTGGTATATATACGGTACCGCCCACTGCTCACAAGTCACAGGCAAGTGATGATGGTCGTGACTCGCAcaggccggccggccggccgcgGATGGGAGCAGCTTTTCTAGAGAGCAGTAGACTGGTTGGGTTGTTGGTCCGAATTCAACGTTACCCCGTCAGTCAGTCAGTACGTACTTCCGGCGGCCTGACACTGACAGAGCGGTGTGCAATGCCAACGCAATGACGACGGCCCGGCCGGCCGTATGTCTGTCAGAGCCGCTCGCTCTCATAGCTGGACAGCGTACTGTAGTACGTAGCAGTAGCTTCTTTTCCGGCCTCTCTCTCAGAACGACATGACAAAGCTCGAGTCCACAGGGTCGCGTCGGTAGAGACTCCGGAGCCCAGAGGTGTGCATCGAGATCGATCGATGCAGTTGACGATCGGAGAAAAGTCATGGAAGGGCAGCAAAGCATGCAGGAAAAGCTAGAAAGACAAGCTATCCATGGCATGCAATGCTGCAAAGCAAGGGCATGTAGATCCCACCCGGAAAGGGCACACCCGAGTCCATAACCATGCCGATCGGACAGCAGGAATTGGTGATCGTTCGGAGTTCAGCGAGAGAGCGATCGGTCCATGCAGTTAAAGGGCGAGACTTTAGCATGCATACAGCGTCGAGGGCCGGCCCGGTAATCATATTTGGCTGCAGGTGCCAGCGCAACAGCACAGCCGCGTCCCGTCTCGTCTCTCCCCCCGCCCTGCCGCCGTCCACGGCCGGAAGGACCACCGGCGCCGCCCGTGGTTGCGCCCATCCACGCATCCATGCATGGGTCACCACGCACTGTGCAAGCATGTTCGCGAGGTCATGGAGCACGCAGTACCACGCTCTTAATTGCCGTTCACAAATTTCCCTAATTTTGTTGCTCATCTTCACATAGACTCTGTCTGAGCTTCAAGTTTTGGTAACGCGGGTTGGGTGTGACTTTTGGCAGCGGATCGCACGAACATAGCACCCAATGCGCGCTGCCCTATCCTCCTACATCACGTATGCATGCACGTACACGTACTGCCTAGCGAATGGTGATGGGGCATATAGTCTTATCggccatgcatgcatgcatgcagtaCGTGCGCAGGGCCAGGCGGGCAGCTGCGGTACACTGCCGATCGGTTTGCGTGAGTGTACTTGGAGGGTGACGAGATGGTTAGCCTTCAATGAGCGCCCCGGCTCCTACGTACTTCGGTCCCCCGGCGGGGCCTGTCCCCTCCGCCCGCCCGGCCTGCAGACGCCCGGCCGTCTCTCCATGTCGTCGTCTCGCCATAAAACCACCCGCCCCCTTGCCCGCTTCCTGCACACAAAGTCACAGACTCAACGCCGGTCACTGTTCAGGAAGCTAGCTAGCCAGCCAGCTCTCCGCCATGGCCGCGCCGCATGGCACCGTGCTCGGGGGCGCCGACTCGTTCCCGCAGCTCCCGCTCGTCGTCCGCCCCGCCGGTCAGCCTCCGGCCGACGCCACCATCCGCCTCTTCGGCTGCGACTTCTCCAACgacgccgccgctgccgccgaccAGCTGCCCCCCAAGGCGGAGGCGGCGGTCGGGGAGGGGGAGACCCGCAAGTTCGAGTGCCACTACTGCTGCCGCAACTTCCCGACGTCGCAGGCGCTGGGGGGGCACCAGAACGCGCACAAGCGGGAGCGGCAGCACGCGCGCCGGGCGCACCTCGAggcctccctcgccgccgcctaCCTCCCGGCCGGCGCGCACGTCTACGGCGCCCTGTTCGGCGGCTACGGCCACCACCAGGCCGCTCCCATGCCGCCGCCGCAGTACCCGGTGTGGCCGGGCATGTACGGCGGCGTGGCGCGATCCGCGGCGTACGGCGGCATGCCCGTGCCGGGGATGGGGTGGAGGCCGACGCCAGTGGGTGCTGGTGCTTTTGGTGCCGCCGGCCGGCACGATGaagcgacggcggcggcggctgctgggACCGGAGAGGTGGCCGGTAAGGATGGGAATAATGTGGCGATGAGCGTGGTGACGTCGCTGCCGTCGTGCCTCACCGGCGGGTCGCCCACGGAGATCGGTAGGTCCGAAATGATGGGGCAGAAGGAGGGCGTTGTAAGCCTGGACCTCTGCCTGTAGTCCGTTGCAATTGTTGTCGACCTAGGTGGTATCTTTACCTTAATTGTTCAGGTCAATCACCCTGTTTAGTCTTATATAATTACTGTTATCATCTGTAATCGACGGCGTTCATTTGTTTTTTTTATAAAATTAGAATGCAAGTTAAGTTGGCATGCATTTTGAATAATGTGTACTTCTCTCCATTTTCTTTAGCTTGGTCATGAGCGATTCAGTGCCTAAGACTCTGCTAGCAAGTTCGGTTCCAGATGATTTCGTAGTTTCAAACTTCACAAAAGTTTGGCATGACTGCTTTTTTTTTTTCTTGAGCGGGCATTTTTATTAGGAGAGAAAGCCCAAAATGATTGTACAATCATGATTACGCAATTGAAAACTGTATTGCTAGTCAAGACAGTGACTGGTTCAGTCGACTTGGAATGTCCCCGTCAACCAATGATAGCTGTTCCATCACTGCTAATATCCTCTCATTAAAGATAATTATTCAGAGTCCTCACCTGTTGGAAAAAGTTTAAAGTCGGTCTAGTCGTCCGGATGTATATAGCAAAACTGGGTTCAGCATTCATACGCGATTGTCATAGCACCGATCAAGTGGCAGAGCTGGGTTCCCGTCGTTGTGAAGTGTGAAGTCGTATCATGGTCCTGTTTGGATTCATGGATTAGAGTTAGTTTGGGTTGATTTGGACTCAAATGATCCAAAAATATTCAAACAAGAGGGTTAATTATGCATCTAACCCATCTAAGAAGCGCTTATTTGGGTTAGTTTTTTTCGGGATCACTATTTTTTTTTCTCTCGCTTTTCCCGCAACAGATCCCTTTTTATTTTTTAAGCTTTTCGtcctttccctctctctctcgcactGCTTGTGAAGGCGCATTGTCGTATCCGCGCTTCATCTAACCTTgccatccaaacacctctttggttAGAGTTAGCTCAGGGTTAGTTCAGGGTTAAAATTTAACTCTTCTAACCTCTAActgagttagagtatccaaacagggtcCATGTGTATCATCTGCATCATGAAATCACCGATGAGAAAACTTAGCACTTGATTCGGTCGACCCTGTAGACTTCACAGGCATGGCTCTGACTGGCACTAACGAAAACATGTGCACAGCCACTGCCGCCGCATGCACCATCGGAGTAGGCACGTACGTACGTGCTGTACCCGCCGTGGTGACGCGGGCTGGCCTGGGAAAAGGTGCCCCAGCCAGACCCCCCAGCAGTACTAGCAAGTAAATACTCACTCCTGCCACTGGGCGACGCCGACACTGACAACGTTAACTTGCTGGTGCTGTGCGTGCGTGCCCGGCGCACAGGTAGGTGCTGCGCGTACGAGTTACCTATATGTGGTACATGCATAGGAGCATGCATGCGTGCAGGCCAGAGACCAATGGGTGCAGCCATCGGTCGGCGTACCGGCGCGTGCGCTGCGGCTAGCCAGGACGTACGTGAGTACGTGCGTTCAGGACGGCATGCAGGCGCGGGTGCAGCTGCATCCGCATCTGCATCGGTCGTACGTACAGTACTATAGTTACTTTGGACAGTGGACATGCGTCGCATCGCAGGATTAACCGGAGTTCGTGCAGCGACCGACCGGCGAGGGGGACGACGAGTTTGGTGTGCCGTGAAGTGAATTGATCCTCGGGCGCTCCGGTCGACCATGCGCGCGCGTACGTGTCCTCGGCCTCCGGTGTGTCCGGCCATGTGGGAAGCGCCGACTCGCCGGAGCATGGTGCATGCATGCCGGGCCGCAGCGCCTCGGGAAGCGCGTGGGTGGGCGCGCAGGTGCGCTGGTGCGCTGGTGACCGGACGTCCTCGCTATGCGGGCGGGTGACGGCCGGCGGCTCGCCGAACATCTCGGCGCACGCCGGTACACGGGGGACGGAGGAACTGAGCCTCGACGAAAATCATGAGACATGAGCCGGAACGCACGCGGCTCTCGCTGTCGCTGACACACACACAGAAGTGCTGCTCGGTGTATGACTTTCTTTTTTTGCGGGAAGCTCGGTGTATGACTTCAAAACATAAAATTCCGCTCTGCATAAGTGCAAAAGTAAATTgtattccctccgtcccaaaatatgTAGGGTGCACTTGGTTGACGTCTGCGTTGCTTCATGCTGACCTGAAGTCCATGGCCGGAGAGTTTTTGGTTCAAGTCCACGAAGTAGAAGCTCGTCTGTCCTCGCAACCTCAAAACTTTGCTTAGCCTGGTGGGTGACCCAGGCGCCTTGACTCGCCTGCTGCCTATGCGCTAGAAATAGAGGTGCCTAGCAACGAATCTTACTTTAATTAGCTACTATCAAAAGAGCTCATGCGTTGCAAcgagagagaaaaaaaatcataatctTCAACAGGGCCGTACCCCGGAAATTGAGGCCCCGGAGCGAAATCACAATTTAGGCCCCATGTATAAAAAGGTCAAGTAGGCAATTTAAACATTATTTTTATTAGTCACTACGGCAGTACAGATTTCTCAAGGAACTACATAATACAAGGGAAAAATCTTAGAATTTTGATCTACAAGTCCATCTTTTACTTGTAGTTCTTTCACAACAAATTTATCAATAGACCCCTTCAGAGAATGAATTAAGTTTTTCAGCTTTTTTCTTCTTTGTACGTTTTCCATACCCAGATTCATACTTCCTACCAGGGCGTTTAGAACTAGAAGACATCTTAGAAAAATAAGAAAAACCAAGGATACACAAATGCAAGAAAGAACAACGGATCAACTAAAAAGGGGGTGAAAAGGGGGCGAAACAACCATTGGTTGCTGACTGTTCACGGATGCAGATCATCAGGCGGGGGCGCTTGGTGCTCCGATTGCTCACCTCCAGGGACTGCGGCCACCAAGCAGCGAGATTCCAACCCAGGCCTGTTCCAACCTCTTGTTTTTCTAAGGGGACGATGGATGGATTGATGGATCAGTGGAAGAAGCAGTGGAAAACGCCCTAATTTATAGATTGATGCGGAAACGAACCTGCAGTTCAGTGTGTACTTGCCATCAACGACTCTCTTCTTGGATAATAATTGGGAAGCCATCCAAGGAAGGAGATGAGGAGTCTGCGAGTTAATTGCGAGCGAGTTAATTCGCCAGCTGCTGGCGAGTCCTGGTCTCGAGGAATAGAGTTgtagagaaagagagaaaagaacaGGGGAATTCGATCTGTCTTCAGTCTTCTGGAATTCTCCGTGAGAGAGATGAGTTGGGCTATGGGCCTGTTGTTCCGTTGGGGCTTGGTGGATTAATTGACGTGCGTTGGGCTGGGGCTGCACTTTATTCTTTTGGCAGTTTAACGATCCAGTCTTTCCTCTTTATTAATCTCAGGATTTAGTAATATATATATAGTACTTGCACAAAAATTGGGGGCCCCAGATTTTTGGGGGCCCTGTGCAGCGGCTCCACTAGCACCTGTGGAT encodes the following:
- the LOC125527160 gene encoding zinc finger protein 8-like; translation: MAAPHGTVLGGADSFPQLPLVVRPAGQPPADATIRLFGCDFSNDAAAAADQLPPKAEAAVGEGETRKFECHYCCRNFPTSQALGGHQNAHKRERQHARRAHLEASLAAAYLPAGAHVYGALFGGYGHHQAAPMPPPQYPVWPGMYGGVARSAAYGGMPVPGMGWRPTPVGAGAFGAAGRHDEATAAAAAGTGEVAGKDGNNVAMSVVTSLPSCLTGGSPTEIGRSEMMGQKEGVVSLDLCL